One Chryseobacterium indoltheticum DNA segment encodes these proteins:
- a CDS encoding methionine aminotransferase has translation MIQLLSSKLPNVGTTIFTQMSQLANQHQAINLSQGFPDFSTDSELLDLANNFIQKGFNQYAPLGGIMGLKEEIARKIENSHQAIYHPETEITITAGGTQAIFTAIATFVKENDEVIIFEPAYDCYEPTVELFGGIVKRFQMKAPDYEIDWNVVKKLVSEKTKMIILNNPNNPSGKILKENDIEELIKIVKDTNILILSDEVYENIVFDGNEHLSICKYPELKERSLLVASFGKLFHITGWKIGYCAAPKALTDEFRKVHQFNIFCVNTPLQMALAEYMKNDEHYNQLSQFFQEKRDFLRQGLAQTSFELLDCEGTYFQALKYGKISDKNDFDFATELTINHKVASIPFSAFYKDKLNENVIRLCFAKKNETLEKAIENLAKL, from the coding sequence ATGATACAACTTCTTTCTTCAAAACTTCCCAATGTTGGAACCACCATATTTACCCAAATGTCTCAACTGGCCAATCAACATCAAGCCATCAATCTATCACAGGGATTTCCTGATTTTTCGACTGATTCTGAATTACTTGATTTAGCGAATAATTTCATTCAAAAAGGATTCAACCAATACGCTCCTTTAGGAGGAATCATGGGTTTAAAAGAAGAAATTGCAAGAAAAATAGAGAACAGCCACCAAGCAATTTATCATCCCGAAACTGAAATCACCATCACAGCAGGCGGAACCCAGGCGATCTTTACAGCAATTGCGACCTTTGTAAAGGAAAATGATGAAGTAATAATTTTCGAACCGGCTTATGATTGTTATGAACCTACCGTTGAACTTTTTGGTGGAATTGTAAAACGCTTTCAAATGAAAGCTCCCGATTACGAAATCGATTGGAATGTTGTAAAAAAACTGGTTTCAGAAAAAACAAAAATGATTATTCTGAATAATCCGAACAATCCTTCCGGGAAGATTTTAAAAGAAAATGACATTGAGGAGTTAATTAAAATCGTAAAAGACACTAATATTTTAATTTTGAGCGATGAAGTGTATGAAAATATTGTTTTTGACGGTAACGAACATTTAAGCATTTGTAAATATCCTGAGCTTAAAGAAAGAAGTCTTTTAGTAGCCTCTTTCGGGAAATTATTCCACATCACAGGTTGGAAAATCGGATATTGTGCCGCCCCAAAAGCTCTGACTGATGAGTTTAGGAAAGTACATCAGTTCAATATTTTCTGCGTTAATACTCCACTTCAAATGGCTTTGGCAGAGTACATGAAAAATGACGAGCATTACAATCAACTAAGTCAATTTTTTCAGGAGAAGAGAGATTTTTTAAGACAAGGTTTAGCCCAAACTTCATTTGAACTTCTCGATTGTGAAGGAACTTATTTTCAGGCTTTGAAATATGGCAAAATTTCAGATAAAAATGATTTTGATTTCGCAACTGAATTAACGATTAATCACAAAGTGGCAAGTATTCCATTTTCTGCTTTTTATAAAGATAAGCTGAATGAAAATGTGATCAGATTGTGCTTTGCAAAAAAGAATGAAACCCTGGAAAAGGCTATTGAAAATTTAGCTAAACTTTAA
- a CDS encoding SDR family NAD(P)-dependent oxidoreductase: MNNRTKIALVTGGSRGLGKNSALKIAKKGLDVIITYHSNKEEAENVVAEIQALGQKAIAYQLDTRNTKSFDEFIKKVTDHLEENTGSKNLDYLVNNAGTALYSPIAETTEDQLDEMVDIHFKGVFFLTQKFLPFINDGGGIINVSSGLARFALPGSSVYGSLKAGVEMLTNYMAKELGPRKIKANVVAPGAIETDFGGGRTRDDENVNSMIAGNTALGRAGLPDDIGGVVAFLCTDDAGWITAQRIEASGGMFF; the protein is encoded by the coding sequence ATGAATAACAGAACAAAAATTGCCCTTGTAACAGGCGGAAGTAGAGGTTTAGGTAAAAATTCAGCGTTAAAAATTGCTAAAAAAGGATTGGACGTAATCATTACGTATCATAGTAATAAGGAAGAAGCTGAAAATGTTGTCGCAGAAATTCAGGCTTTAGGTCAAAAAGCGATCGCTTATCAATTGGATACGAGAAATACAAAAAGCTTTGATGAATTTATCAAAAAAGTGACAGATCATTTGGAGGAAAATACAGGAAGCAAAAATTTAGATTATCTGGTAAATAATGCAGGAACAGCATTGTATTCTCCGATTGCTGAGACTACAGAAGACCAACTTGATGAGATGGTTGATATTCACTTCAAAGGAGTTTTCTTTTTAACTCAGAAATTTTTGCCATTCATCAATGATGGAGGAGGAATTATAAATGTTTCTTCAGGTTTAGCAAGATTTGCTTTGCCGGGATCGTCTGTTTATGGCTCATTGAAAGCGGGTGTTGAAATGTTGACCAACTATATGGCGAAAGAATTAGGGCCAAGAAAAATAAAAGCGAATGTAGTCGCTCCGGGAGCAATTGAAACTGATTTTGGTGGCGGAAGAACAAGAGATGATGAAAATGTGAACTCTATGATTGCCGGAAATACTGCTTTAGGCAGAGCTGGTTTGCCGGATGATATCGGTGGAGTGGTAGCATTTTTGTGTACCGACGATGCGGGTTGGATCACTGCACAAAGAATTGAAGCTTCCGGCGGAATGTTCTTTTAA